One genomic segment of Acidimicrobiia bacterium includes these proteins:
- a CDS encoding GGDEF domain-containing protein — MTEPAVRRGSHWGVAVCGSLAVVAIASGIAAVALDEAVLGLVAAVVGVAAAAVGAVLDIRRTSAEQSLWEARAQTRGLRRQLRALEAEVADGQSPVGESTDDWEIEPATGLIRERHLPVVLQQVVASARRKVQPVSVVFWEVDGLHEAPSGARDQALNALAAVAWRTMRESDSVFRLGDAVALGVLVDTAEPGAVIVADRVRESLRASPVGDSLTVSAGIACYPSHALDPVELVSRAGKALEAARAEGHERDHVTVAAGEHE; from the coding sequence GTGACCGAACCGGCTGTCCGGCGCGGCTCCCATTGGGGAGTCGCGGTCTGCGGGTCGCTCGCGGTCGTGGCGATTGCCTCCGGCATCGCCGCAGTCGCGCTCGACGAGGCGGTGCTCGGGCTGGTCGCTGCCGTCGTCGGCGTCGCGGCTGCCGCGGTGGGCGCGGTGCTCGACATACGCCGCACGAGTGCCGAGCAGTCGCTGTGGGAAGCCCGTGCGCAGACCCGCGGCCTGCGCCGGCAGCTCCGGGCGCTCGAGGCGGAAGTGGCGGATGGCCAGTCGCCCGTGGGCGAGTCGACCGACGACTGGGAGATCGAGCCGGCGACGGGGCTCATCCGTGAGCGCCATCTGCCCGTCGTGCTCCAACAGGTGGTGGCGTCGGCGCGCCGGAAGGTGCAACCAGTGTCGGTCGTGTTCTGGGAGGTCGACGGACTGCACGAAGCGCCGAGCGGCGCGCGCGACCAGGCGCTCAACGCGCTCGCGGCCGTCGCGTGGCGCACGATGCGCGAGAGCGACTCGGTGTTCCGGCTCGGCGACGCGGTCGCGCTGGGTGTGCTCGTCGACACCGCCGAGCCGGGGGCCGTGATCGTCGCCGACCGGGTGCGCGAGTCGTTGCGCGCCAGCCCAGTTGGCGATTCGCTCACGGTCTCGGCCGGTATCGCGTGCTACCCGTCGCACGCGCTCGACCCCGTGGAGCTCGTCTCACGCGCGGGCAAGGCGCTCGAGGCCGCGCGCGCCGAAGGTCACGAGCGCGACCACGTGACGGTCGCCGCGGGAGAGCACGAGTAA
- a CDS encoding protein meaA, producing the protein MADQPWLMRTYSGHSSARASNELYRSNVSKGQTGLSVAFDLPTQTGYDPDHPLARGEVGKVGVPVPHLGEMRVLFDEIPLVEMNTSMTINATAMWLFGMYQALAEERDDDVSRLAGTTQNDIVKEYLARGTYIFGPEPSRRLTVDLICHAVRHVPKWNPINVCSYHLQEAGATPVEEVAYALATAVGVLDAVRESGQVTDDDLPEVVGRISFFVNSGIRFVEEMCKLRAFGRLWDRITAERYGVTNERLRRFRFGVQVNSLGLTEAQPENNVQRIVLETLGVTLSKDARARALQLPAWNEALGLPRPWDQQWSLRIQQVLAFETDLLEYDDLFAGSHVVEAKTAELAEAADAELAWVLDGGGAFAMIDAMKQRLVQSHAERVRRIESGEIPVIGVNRFTETADSPLVAGLDQESHILVVDERAEQEQLEHLESWRAARDRDLVAGAVDTLRATASTTGNLVPATIALARARGTVGEWAGALREVFGEYRAPTGVSGVRAPTGPDMQRARERVQATARVLGHPIRILVGKPGLDGHSNGAEQIAVAARDAGMEVIYQGIRLTPEQIAAAARDEDVDLVGLSVLSGSHRRLVAETMGLLHEAGVDAPVVVGGIIPEADQGELLAAGVARVYTPKDFRLTEIVGELAELAAQRAGR; encoded by the coding sequence GTGGCAGACCAGCCGTGGTTGATGCGGACCTACTCGGGTCACTCTTCCGCGCGCGCGTCGAACGAGCTCTACCGCAGCAACGTGTCGAAGGGGCAGACCGGCCTCTCGGTTGCGTTCGACCTCCCCACCCAGACCGGCTACGACCCCGACCATCCGCTCGCTCGCGGTGAGGTCGGGAAGGTCGGCGTGCCCGTACCGCATCTCGGCGAGATGCGCGTGCTCTTCGACGAGATCCCGCTCGTTGAGATGAACACGTCGATGACGATCAACGCCACCGCGATGTGGCTGTTCGGCATGTACCAGGCGCTGGCCGAAGAACGCGACGACGACGTCTCCAGGCTCGCGGGTACCACACAGAACGACATCGTCAAGGAGTATCTCGCGCGCGGCACCTACATCTTCGGTCCCGAGCCGTCGCGCCGGCTCACGGTCGACTTGATCTGTCATGCGGTGCGTCACGTGCCGAAGTGGAACCCGATCAACGTGTGCTCCTACCACCTGCAGGAGGCGGGCGCGACACCGGTCGAGGAAGTCGCGTACGCGCTCGCGACGGCGGTGGGCGTACTCGACGCGGTGCGCGAATCCGGTCAGGTCACCGACGACGACCTCCCCGAGGTGGTCGGGCGGATCTCGTTCTTCGTGAACTCGGGCATCCGCTTCGTGGAAGAGATGTGCAAGCTCCGCGCCTTCGGCCGCCTGTGGGACCGCATCACCGCCGAGCGATACGGCGTCACCAACGAGCGGTTGCGCCGGTTCCGCTTCGGGGTGCAGGTGAACTCGCTCGGTCTCACGGAGGCCCAGCCCGAGAACAACGTGCAGCGCATCGTGCTCGAGACCCTCGGCGTGACGCTGTCCAAGGACGCGCGTGCACGCGCCCTCCAACTCCCCGCCTGGAACGAAGCACTGGGGTTGCCCCGTCCGTGGGACCAGCAATGGTCGCTCCGCATCCAGCAGGTCCTCGCGTTCGAGACCGACCTGCTCGAGTACGACGACCTCTTCGCGGGCTCGCACGTGGTCGAGGCGAAGACGGCGGAGCTGGCGGAGGCCGCCGACGCCGAGCTTGCGTGGGTGCTCGACGGTGGGGGCGCGTTCGCGATGATCGACGCGATGAAACAGCGGCTCGTACAGAGCCACGCCGAGCGCGTCCGTCGGATCGAATCCGGTGAGATTCCGGTGATCGGGGTCAACCGGTTCACCGAAACAGCCGATTCCCCACTCGTGGCAGGGCTCGACCAGGAGTCCCACATCCTCGTTGTGGACGAGAGGGCAGAGCAGGAACAGCTCGAGCACCTCGAGAGCTGGCGCGCGGCGCGCGACCGTGATCTCGTCGCGGGCGCGGTCGACACGCTCCGGGCGACCGCGTCGACAACTGGGAACCTCGTCCCCGCGACCATCGCCCTGGCGCGCGCCCGCGGCACCGTCGGTGAGTGGGCCGGCGCGCTACGCGAGGTGTTCGGCGAGTACCGCGCGCCCACCGGTGTGAGCGGAGTGCGCGCGCCGACCGGGCCCGATATGCAACGCGCGCGGGAGCGGGTGCAGGCGACCGCGCGCGTACTCGGCCATCCGATTCGCATCCTGGTCGGGAAGCCCGGGCTCGACGGCCATTCGAACGGCGCGGAGCAGATCGCAGTGGCCGCGCGCGACGCGGGCATGGAGGTCATCTACCAGGGGATCCGGCTCACACCGGAGCAGATCGCGGCCGCCGCGCGCGACGAAGACGTCGACCTCGTCGGTCTCTCCGTGCTGTCCGGCTCCCACCGGCGGTTGGTGGCGGAGACCATGGGGCTGTTGCACGAGGCGGGCGTCGACGCGCCGGTCGTCGTCGGCGGGATCATCCCCGAGGCGGACCAGGGCGAACTCCTCGCCGCCGGTGTGGCGCGCGTCTACACCCCGAAGGACTTCCGCCTCACCGAGATCGTGGGCGAGCTCGCCGAGCTTGCCGCGCAGCGAGCCGGCCGGTGA
- the mce gene encoding methylmalonyl-CoA epimerase, whose protein sequence is MLTEIDHVAIAVNDLEAAIDYYQRAYGVEVEHREVVERDGVEEALLRVADSYVQLLTPVRDDSTVAKYLERKGEGLHHVGYRVASCADALDRLKAEGFQVIDEEPRPGSRGTTVAFVHPKGAFGTLIELVEEPSES, encoded by the coding sequence ATGCTCACGGAGATCGACCACGTCGCGATCGCGGTCAACGACCTCGAGGCTGCGATCGACTACTACCAGCGCGCGTACGGGGTGGAGGTCGAGCACCGTGAGGTGGTCGAGCGCGACGGGGTGGAGGAGGCGCTGCTACGGGTGGCCGACTCCTACGTGCAGCTCCTCACGCCGGTCCGCGACGACTCCACGGTGGCCAAGTACCTCGAGCGCAAGGGCGAAGGGCTGCACCACGTCGGGTACCGGGTCGCGTCGTGCGCAGACGCACTCGACCGGCTCAAGGCCGAGGGTTTCCAGGTGATCGACGAGGAGCCGCGCCCCGGGAGCCGCGGCACCACGGTCGCGTTCGTGCACCCGAAGGGCGCCTTCGGCACGCTCATCGAGCTCGTCGAGGAGCCGTCCGAATCCTGA
- a CDS encoding 3-hydroxybutyryl-CoA dehydrogenase, whose translation MTVKQVGIVGAGHMGSGVAEVAGKAGFEVVLRSRTQAAADAALAGLQKSLARQVERGRLESATADDVATRVRAVTDLDELASCDLVLEAIVEDLPAKKELFVALDRICAPGAILASNTSTLPIIELAMVTSRPERVCGLHFFNPAPVMSLVEMARALTTSDETMDEVRAFVEACDKTGVSVKDQAGFVVNALLFPYLNNAVKLYDAGVATRDDIDAAMKGGCNFPMGPLELLDLVGLDVSLAILDALHKEFGDPNFAPALLLRRMVAANLLGRKNGVGFYDYAK comes from the coding sequence ATGACGGTCAAGCAGGTCGGAATCGTCGGCGCGGGGCACATGGGCTCCGGGGTCGCGGAGGTCGCGGGCAAGGCCGGCTTCGAGGTGGTCCTGCGGAGCCGCACCCAGGCTGCCGCCGACGCCGCGCTCGCGGGCTTGCAGAAATCACTCGCCCGTCAAGTGGAGCGCGGCCGGCTCGAGTCCGCTACCGCCGACGACGTTGCCACCCGCGTGCGCGCGGTCACCGACCTCGACGAGCTCGCGTCGTGCGACCTCGTGCTCGAAGCGATCGTCGAAGACCTCCCCGCCAAGAAGGAGCTCTTCGTCGCGCTCGACCGCATCTGCGCACCGGGCGCGATCCTCGCCAGCAACACCTCCACGCTCCCGATCATCGAGCTCGCGATGGTCACGAGCCGGCCCGAGCGCGTGTGTGGCCTCCACTTCTTCAACCCCGCCCCGGTGATGTCGCTCGTGGAGATGGCGCGCGCCCTCACCACCTCGGACGAGACCATGGACGAGGTGCGCGCGTTCGTCGAGGCCTGCGACAAGACCGGAGTGAGCGTCAAGGACCAGGCCGGGTTCGTCGTCAACGCGCTCCTCTTCCCCTACCTCAACAACGCGGTGAAGCTCTACGACGCCGGCGTCGCCACTCGCGACGACATCGACGCCGCGATGAAGGGCGGGTGCAACTTCCCGATGGGGCCACTCGAGCTGCTCGACCTCGTGGGCCTCGACGTGAGCCTCGCAATCCTCGACGCGCTCCACAAGGAGTTCGGCGACCCGAACTTCGCACCCGCGCTGCTCCTGCGCCGCATGGTGGCGGCCAACCTCCTCGGCCGCAAGAACGGCGTCGGCTTCTACGACTACGCGAAGTAG
- a CDS encoding glucosaminidase domain-containing protein, with protein sequence MPLQTSARALTRPVALLCAALLSTLALGPAAGAAPARPEQPDPEAYRALATEVTRNTNRIAQMGAQIDEADARITDLQGQIDVTRFRLDATRAEIARYRGIVRARAAFIYTHASSPQMLLDIPHVEDVSSGKQYAQSATNSDANRITDFTRSADALDVRLRDFEQSRDDEQQRRDTMQRVKIALETENDRQKKLLDDAGTIPVMGDSVLTGEQIAAWFDARGVRYRLSGGTTIVELADMFVEEGKVEHVRGDIAFAQSILETGSFGHALDNNYGGIGACDSCNGEIAFPTPRDGARGQIHMLKNYADPESRASSLANPPSPPIYGSDPASAAVAYDTFFAKGRVPTWNLMGNGNWATSPVYAPKVLGIYFEMVAFAARRN encoded by the coding sequence ATGCCCCTGCAGACGAGCGCCCGCGCCCTCACGCGCCCCGTCGCTCTCCTGTGCGCGGCGCTCCTGTCCACACTCGCACTCGGGCCGGCTGCGGGCGCGGCGCCGGCGAGACCCGAGCAGCCCGACCCCGAGGCGTACCGGGCCCTGGCGACCGAGGTGACGCGCAACACCAACCGGATCGCGCAGATGGGCGCGCAGATCGACGAGGCCGATGCGCGCATCACCGACCTCCAGGGTCAGATCGACGTGACCCGGTTCCGGCTCGACGCCACGCGTGCCGAGATCGCTCGCTACCGGGGCATCGTCCGAGCCCGTGCCGCGTTCATCTACACGCACGCGAGCTCGCCGCAGATGCTGCTCGACATCCCGCACGTCGAAGACGTCTCGTCGGGCAAGCAGTACGCGCAGTCAGCGACCAACTCCGACGCGAACAGGATCACCGACTTCACCCGCTCCGCCGACGCGCTCGACGTGCGGCTTCGCGACTTCGAACAGTCACGCGACGACGAACAGCAACGGCGCGACACGATGCAGCGCGTAAAGATCGCGCTCGAGACGGAGAACGACCGGCAGAAGAAGCTCCTCGACGACGCGGGAACGATCCCGGTGATGGGCGACTCGGTGCTCACCGGCGAGCAGATCGCGGCGTGGTTCGACGCGCGAGGCGTGCGTTACCGACTCAGTGGCGGCACCACGATCGTCGAGCTCGCGGATATGTTCGTCGAGGAGGGCAAGGTCGAACACGTACGCGGCGACATCGCGTTCGCGCAGTCGATCCTCGAGACCGGCTCGTTCGGGCACGCGCTCGACAACAACTACGGCGGCATCGGGGCCTGCGACAGCTGCAACGGCGAGATCGCGTTCCCCACGCCGCGTGACGGCGCGCGGGGCCAGATCCACATGCTGAAGAACTACGCCGATCCCGAGTCGCGCGCCTCCAGCCTCGCCAACCCGCCCTCACCCCCCATCTACGGATCCGACCCCGCGTCGGCCGCGGTGGCGTACGACACGTTCTTCGCAAAGGGCCGCGTGCCCACGTGGAACCTCATGGGCAACGGCAACTGGGCGACCTCTCCGGTGTACGCGCCGAAGGTGCTCGGCATCTACTTCGAGATGGTCGCCTTTGCCGCGAGGCGCAACTGA
- a CDS encoding acyl-CoA carboxylase epsilon subunit → MAVHPVLRAISPDATPEEVAAIVAAFGALRLDQVVEPAPDDTLHEWVRTARLQSHRSGLRRGPWRLSGRVGRRTRV, encoded by the coding sequence ATGGCGGTCCACCCGGTGTTGCGCGCGATCAGTCCCGACGCCACGCCCGAAGAAGTGGCCGCGATCGTCGCCGCGTTCGGCGCGCTGCGCTTGGACCAGGTGGTCGAGCCGGCCCCCGACGACACGCTCCACGAATGGGTGCGCACGGCGCGGCTCCAGTCGCACCGGTCGGGTCTGCGGCGCGGCCCGTGGCGGCTGTCGGGCCGCGTCGGGCGTCGCACCCGAGTCTGA
- a CDS encoding Type 1 glutamine amidotransferase-like domain-containing protein yields MSSRKRSGVFVLVGGGEFGPGCRELDAGLVARSSAKEVVVLPTAAAFEHPDRVGERAAEHFEGLGAKVRPLNVLHRAEAEDAKNAEIVRAAKFVYLSDGSPLHLRSVLKDSALFDALLAAYHGGGVLAASGAGATVLCDPMVDPRGGAYTVGLGVVRNLAVFPYHGTAADHLRARSIDLLPSNATLVGIDEETALVRDADATWRVAGVGHVTVYDADSSTVYESGATIEGLPI; encoded by the coding sequence ATGAGCTCCAGGAAGCGATCGGGCGTATTCGTGCTGGTGGGCGGGGGCGAGTTCGGCCCGGGTTGCCGCGAGCTCGACGCCGGGCTGGTCGCGCGGTCGTCGGCCAAAGAGGTCGTGGTGCTCCCCACCGCCGCGGCCTTCGAGCATCCCGATCGGGTAGGGGAGCGCGCCGCCGAGCACTTCGAGGGGCTCGGCGCGAAGGTGCGTCCGCTCAACGTGCTCCACCGCGCCGAGGCCGAGGACGCAAAGAACGCGGAGATCGTGCGCGCGGCCAAGTTCGTGTACCTCTCCGACGGCTCGCCGCTGCATCTCCGTTCGGTGTTGAAGGACTCGGCGCTGTTCGACGCGCTGCTCGCCGCGTACCACGGGGGTGGTGTGCTCGCCGCGTCGGGTGCCGGCGCGACGGTGTTGTGCGACCCGATGGTCGATCCGCGCGGTGGCGCGTACACCGTCGGGCTCGGTGTTGTGCGCAACCTCGCAGTGTTCCCGTATCACGGCACTGCCGCCGACCACCTGCGCGCGCGCTCGATCGACTTGCTTCCGTCGAACGCGACTCTCGTGGGTATCGACGAGGAGACCGCGCTGGTGCGGGACGCCGACGCCACCTGGCGTGTCGCGGGTGTGGGTCACGTCACGGTGTACGACGCCGACTCGTCCACCGTCTACGAATCCGGCGCAACCATCGAGGGCCTGCCGATCTAG
- a CDS encoding long-chain fatty acid--CoA ligase, producing the protein MPITNTELAERVAGQTIPLRFLETVRGRPDAVALRWKEGDGYVALTFAEYADRAARLAAALTDLGVGHGTRVVLLMRNRPEFHVADVAALLAGATPISIYNSSSREQIQYLVGHCHAEVAIVEGGEFLDRLLDVSDSLPDLRHIVVVDDAPPIQHAKDAVAWSELLTASPVDLEAAAHTATPDDLVTVIYTSGTTGEPKGVMLDHSNICWTIESVRLALPFSTEGFRLVSYLPMAHIAERVVTHYSGLTLGYEVTTCPDLHFLAAYLRETEPELLFGVPRTYEKVHSGIRAVLAADPAKNEEFERALEVGLEVAAARAQGEAPAADLARAFEEVDAATLRPVRQLLGLDALRVAVTAAAPIPVEILYFFRALGLPLSEMYGLSESSGPATWEPERVRLGTVGRAIPGLELRLADDHEVIFRGGNVFRGYLDDPARTAEALDSSGWLHTGDIGEIDDDGYLRIVDRKKELIITAGGKNISPANLEAALKAQPLIGQAAAIGDGRPYVVALLVLDPDVTPVWAVQRGRGASTLAELAADPTVLEEVAREVDDVNQRFSRAERIRRFKVLGDDWLPDSEELTPTMKLKRRGILAKYAAEIAKLYAE; encoded by the coding sequence GTGCCGATCACGAACACCGAGCTCGCCGAACGCGTGGCCGGCCAGACGATCCCGCTCCGCTTCCTCGAGACCGTTCGCGGCCGCCCCGACGCGGTCGCGCTCCGGTGGAAGGAGGGCGACGGCTACGTCGCCCTGACCTTTGCCGAGTACGCCGACCGCGCCGCCCGGCTCGCGGCGGCGCTGACCGACCTCGGCGTCGGTCACGGCACCCGCGTCGTGCTGCTGATGCGCAACCGACCCGAGTTCCACGTAGCCGACGTGGCAGCGCTGCTCGCGGGCGCCACCCCGATCTCGATCTACAACTCGTCGTCGCGGGAGCAGATCCAGTATCTCGTAGGGCACTGTCACGCGGAGGTCGCGATCGTCGAGGGCGGCGAGTTCCTCGATCGGCTGCTCGACGTGAGCGACTCTCTGCCCGACCTCCGCCACATCGTGGTGGTCGACGACGCGCCGCCGATTCAACATGCAAAGGACGCGGTGGCGTGGTCGGAGCTGCTCACCGCTTCGCCCGTCGATCTCGAGGCTGCCGCGCACACCGCGACACCCGACGACCTCGTCACGGTGATCTACACGTCGGGCACAACCGGCGAACCCAAAGGCGTGATGCTCGATCACTCGAACATCTGCTGGACGATCGAGAGCGTGCGCCTCGCGCTCCCGTTCTCCACCGAGGGTTTCCGCCTGGTCTCGTACCTGCCGATGGCGCACATCGCCGAACGCGTCGTCACGCACTACTCCGGCCTCACACTCGGCTACGAGGTCACCACGTGCCCCGACCTGCACTTCCTCGCGGCGTACCTCCGTGAGACGGAACCCGAACTGCTCTTCGGCGTGCCCCGCACCTACGAGAAGGTTCACAGCGGGATACGCGCGGTGCTCGCGGCCGATCCCGCGAAGAACGAGGAGTTCGAGCGCGCGTTGGAGGTCGGGCTCGAGGTCGCCGCCGCCCGCGCACAAGGCGAAGCTCCGGCCGCCGATCTCGCCCGCGCGTTCGAGGAGGTCGACGCGGCGACGTTGCGCCCGGTGCGCCAGCTCCTCGGTCTCGACGCGCTGAGGGTTGCGGTCACCGCCGCGGCACCGATCCCCGTCGAGATCCTCTACTTCTTCCGCGCGCTCGGCCTACCGCTGTCGGAGATGTATGGGCTCTCCGAGTCGTCGGGCCCCGCCACGTGGGAGCCGGAGCGCGTACGCCTCGGCACCGTGGGTCGCGCGATCCCCGGTCTCGAGCTGCGGCTGGCCGACGACCACGAGGTGATCTTCCGGGGCGGCAACGTGTTCCGCGGCTATCTCGACGATCCGGCGCGCACTGCGGAGGCACTCGATTCCAGCGGCTGGCTCCACACCGGCGACATCGGCGAGATCGACGACGACGGCTACCTGCGCATCGTCGACCGCAAGAAGGAGCTCATCATCACCGCGGGCGGCAAGAACATCTCACCCGCGAACCTCGAAGCCGCGCTCAAGGCACAACCGCTGATCGGACAGGCCGCCGCGATCGGCGACGGCCGGCCCTACGTGGTCGCGCTGCTCGTGCTCGATCCCGACGTCACGCCGGTGTGGGCCGTGCAGCGCGGTCGCGGCGCGTCGACGCTCGCCGAGCTCGCCGCCGATCCTACGGTGCTGGAAGAGGTAGCCCGCGAGGTCGACGATGTCAATCAGCGTTTTTCGCGCGCCGAGCGGATCCGTCGGTTCAAGGTGCTCGGTGATGACTGGCTGCCCGACTCCGAAGAGCTCACGCCCACGATGAAGCTCAAGCGCCGCGGCATCCTCGCCAAGTACGCCGCCGAGATCGCCAAGCTGTACGCGGAGTAG
- a CDS encoding acyl-CoA carboxylase subunit beta: MHGDEAPSDSATPHPIEERLVELAELREQALHAGSAAAVERQHQRGKLTARERIDLLLDPGTFVELDMLARHRAHGFGIENTRPLTDGVVTGWGSVDGRKVFVFSQDFTVFGGALGEVFAEKIHKVMDLAESVGAPVVGLNDGAGARIQEGVVSLDAYGGIFSRNVKASGVIPQISVILGPCAGGAVYSPALTDFVVMVKGTSHMFITGPDVVKTVTGEDVTQEQLGGALTHASKSGVAAFVCDDERAALAQVRYLLSFLPANNLEDPPYSESEDAADRGCDGIIDLIPDAPNKPYDMKKVIAEVVDDGEFLEVNALWAMNIVCVFARVDGHVVGIVGNQPQVLAGTLDIDASEKAARFVRTCDAFNVPLVTFVDVPGFLPGTDQEYGGIIRHGAKLLYAYCEATVPRVQIITRKAYGGAYVVMNSKSIGCDLAFAWPSAEVAVMGAPGAVNLIFRKELETADDPDAKRAQLIEEYTDLFANPYIAAERGYVDDVIDPRETRRVLARSLAMLRTKREQLPSRKHGNVPL, encoded by the coding sequence TTGCACGGCGACGAAGCCCCGTCCGACAGCGCCACGCCCCACCCCATCGAGGAGCGCCTCGTCGAGCTCGCCGAGCTCCGTGAGCAGGCCCTCCACGCCGGCAGCGCGGCGGCGGTCGAGCGCCAGCACCAGCGCGGGAAGCTCACCGCGCGCGAGCGCATCGATCTGCTCCTCGATCCCGGCACGTTCGTCGAGCTCGACATGCTCGCCCGTCACCGCGCACACGGGTTCGGGATCGAGAACACGCGCCCACTCACCGATGGTGTCGTAACCGGATGGGGTTCGGTCGACGGGCGCAAAGTGTTCGTGTTCAGCCAGGACTTCACGGTGTTCGGCGGCGCGCTCGGCGAGGTGTTCGCCGAGAAGATCCACAAGGTGATGGACCTCGCCGAGTCGGTGGGCGCGCCCGTCGTCGGGCTCAACGACGGCGCCGGCGCGCGCATCCAAGAAGGTGTGGTCTCACTCGACGCGTACGGCGGAATCTTCTCGCGCAACGTGAAGGCGTCGGGCGTGATCCCGCAGATCAGCGTGATCCTGGGCCCGTGCGCCGGCGGCGCGGTGTACTCGCCCGCGCTCACCGACTTCGTCGTGATGGTCAAGGGAACCTCGCACATGTTCATCACCGGGCCCGACGTGGTGAAGACCGTCACCGGCGAAGACGTCACGCAGGAGCAGCTCGGTGGCGCGCTCACGCACGCGTCGAAGTCGGGCGTCGCCGCGTTCGTCTGCGACGACGAGCGGGCTGCGCTCGCACAGGTGCGCTACCTGCTCTCCTTCCTGCCGGCGAACAACCTGGAGGATCCGCCCTATTCCGAGTCCGAGGACGCGGCCGACCGTGGCTGCGACGGCATCATCGACCTGATCCCCGACGCGCCGAACAAACCGTACGACATGAAGAAGGTGATCGCCGAGGTCGTCGACGACGGAGAATTCCTCGAGGTGAACGCGCTCTGGGCGATGAACATCGTGTGCGTGTTCGCCCGGGTCGACGGGCATGTCGTCGGCATCGTGGGGAACCAGCCCCAAGTGCTCGCGGGCACGCTCGACATCGACGCGTCCGAGAAGGCCGCGCGATTCGTGCGCACCTGCGATGCGTTCAATGTCCCGCTGGTCACGTTCGTCGACGTGCCCGGGTTCCTCCCCGGCACCGACCAGGAGTACGGCGGCATTATCCGGCACGGAGCGAAGCTGCTCTACGCGTACTGCGAGGCGACGGTGCCGCGGGTACAGATCATCACGCGCAAGGCCTACGGCGGCGCGTACGTGGTCATGAACTCCAAGTCGATCGGGTGTGATCTCGCGTTTGCGTGGCCGTCGGCGGAGGTTGCCGTGATGGGTGCGCCCGGCGCGGTGAACCTCATCTTCCGCAAGGAGCTGGAGACCGCAGACGATCCGGACGCGAAGCGCGCGCAGCTGATCGAGGAGTACACCGATCTGTTCGCGAACCCGTATATCGCGGCGGAGCGCGGCTACGTCGACGACGTGATCGATCCGCGTGAGACGCGTCGTGTGCTGGCGCGGTCACTCGCGATGTTGCGCACGAAACGCGAGCAGCTCCCCTCACGCAAACACGGCAACGTGCCGCTGTAA
- a CDS encoding metallophosphoesterase: MSDLGGPANAELMSVGTSEVVVTFTSEPDLPVITRVGDREATTSGPFHVARVEGLTPDTEYDLAVDGVAPDRWLPPSMRTLAQPRGALLATIATANDVHFGETRCGLTGEPATDAIGPILSSGPGDPPYPEVMGRGAVAEIAALDPDAVVVKGDLTDCGLPEQYEAFLATYGALGSRMYHVRGNHDAMSDPKMAIEGAPYTVELPGVTLAVLDTTAPGHVGGALPSEQVEWLDALAVSATAPVLVFGHHPVWNLDTTHDVDPHYVIAREESIALLEVMRRRENIAGYFAGHTHTNRVRRYKRAPNVPCVEVACGKDYPGAWAEYRVYEGGYTQVMRRISTPDALAWSERCRYMIQGIYRDLVLGKITDRCFTHLF, translated from the coding sequence GTGAGCGATCTCGGAGGTCCCGCGAACGCGGAGCTCATGAGTGTCGGCACGAGCGAAGTCGTGGTCACCTTCACCAGCGAACCGGACCTGCCCGTCATCACGCGTGTCGGCGACCGAGAGGCCACCACGAGCGGGCCGTTCCACGTCGCGCGCGTCGAGGGCCTGACGCCCGACACGGAGTACGACCTCGCGGTCGACGGTGTCGCGCCCGACCGCTGGCTCCCGCCGAGCATGCGCACGCTCGCCCAACCGCGCGGTGCGTTGCTCGCGACGATCGCGACGGCGAACGACGTGCACTTCGGCGAGACCCGGTGCGGGCTCACCGGTGAACCCGCGACCGACGCCATCGGCCCGATCCTGTCTTCCGGGCCTGGGGACCCGCCCTACCCCGAAGTGATGGGGCGAGGGGCCGTCGCCGAGATCGCTGCGCTCGATCCCGACGCGGTCGTGGTGAAAGGTGATCTCACCGATTGCGGTCTGCCCGAGCAGTATGAGGCGTTCCTCGCCACGTACGGCGCGCTCGGCTCTCGCATGTACCACGTGCGAGGGAACCACGACGCGATGAGCGATCCCAAGATGGCCATCGAGGGCGCGCCGTACACGGTCGAACTGCCCGGCGTGACCCTTGCAGTGCTCGACACCACGGCGCCGGGGCACGTCGGCGGCGCGCTCCCGAGCGAGCAAGTGGAGTGGCTCGATGCACTCGCGGTTTCGGCGACCGCGCCGGTGCTGGTCTTCGGTCACCATCCGGTGTGGAACCTCGATACCACCCATGACGTCGACCCGCACTACGTGATCGCGCGCGAGGAGAGCATCGCCCTGCTCGAGGTGATGCGCCGCCGGGAGAACATCGCCGGCTACTTCGCCGGGCACACGCACACGAACAGAGTGCGCCGCTACAAACGCGCGCCGAACGTGCCGTGCGTCGAGGTCGCGTGCGGGAAGGACTACCCGGGCGCCTGGGCCGAGTATCGGGTGTACGAGGGCGGGTACACGCAGGTGATGCGCCGCATCAGCACACCCGATGCGCTCGCGTGGTCAGAACGTTGCCGGTACATGATTCAGGGCATCTACCGCGACCTCGTCCTCGGCAAGATCACGGACCGCTGCTTCACCCATCTCTTCTGA